Proteins co-encoded in one Candidatus Manganitrophaceae bacterium genomic window:
- a CDS encoding cation:proton antiporter, protein MHDTLLLQDLAVVMIVSGGVTIFFHRFHLPVVLGYILAGLIIGPHTPPSPLISDEGSIETLAQLGIIFLMFALGLDFNLRKLKEVGAAALLAATLEIVFMVWIGYETGQLFGWSVMDSLFLGAILSISSTTIIVKALEELGKTKEPFAQMIFGILIVEDVLAILIIALLSTVAMTGSLQLEEAVITAGRLGIFLVAVLVFGLLAVPRLLRYVGRYKSDEMLLVTVLALCFGFSLLAARFGYSIALGAFLIGAIIAEAREIGKIEHLVAPVRDMFSAVFFVAIGMQIDPALLVKYTIPIVVITLVVVIGKVVTCSLGTLIAGNDLRTSLRVGMGLAQIGEFSFIIASLGINLDVTAPFLYPIAVTVSAVTTLLTPFLIGLADRLVQRFDQRAPRTLVVWLNLYTDWIRRLKSSGRQSQANRLARRLAWQIGLNMVLITAAFTVAAYMAKGIDAPWLPASVGGPKALVWWVTVLVTLVPLLATFRKLQSFGFLLSEISVRQSGAGVRAPAIRTVISNSILVAGTVLMAVWIFLISLTFLPPWPILFVSLILIAAVSGLLWRVLIRIHDRAQIALDEVWQPSPLPFSEGRALPLPANLKEVVLETVFIDDRSAATGQLISELRLRSRTGASIIVIERNGDRMTNPDPSEELRAGDKLLLLGNPGQLAAARNFLGPQRPVS, encoded by the coding sequence ATGCACGATACCCTTCTTCTCCAAGACCTCGCCGTGGTCATGATCGTTTCGGGGGGGGTGACCATTTTCTTCCATCGATTTCATCTCCCGGTGGTCCTCGGTTATATCCTTGCCGGCTTGATTATCGGCCCGCATACCCCTCCTTCTCCGCTCATCAGTGATGAGGGTTCGATTGAAACGCTGGCGCAGTTGGGGATCATTTTTCTGATGTTCGCATTGGGGCTCGATTTCAACCTCCGCAAGCTGAAAGAGGTCGGGGCCGCGGCGCTGCTGGCCGCGACGCTCGAGATCGTCTTCATGGTCTGGATCGGTTATGAGACCGGACAGCTCTTCGGCTGGAGCGTCATGGATAGCCTTTTCCTCGGAGCGATCCTCTCGATCTCTTCGACGACCATTATCGTGAAAGCGCTGGAGGAGCTGGGGAAAACGAAAGAGCCGTTTGCCCAGATGATCTTCGGGATTTTGATCGTCGAAGATGTTTTGGCCATTTTGATTATCGCGCTCCTCTCGACCGTCGCCATGACCGGCTCCTTACAGCTCGAAGAGGCGGTGATCACGGCCGGACGGCTTGGGATTTTTCTGGTCGCCGTCCTCGTCTTCGGCCTGCTGGCGGTGCCGCGGCTGCTTCGCTATGTCGGCCGATACAAGAGCGACGAGATGCTCCTTGTGACGGTGCTGGCGCTCTGCTTCGGGTTCTCGCTGTTGGCGGCCCGGTTCGGCTACAGCATCGCGCTGGGGGCTTTCTTGATCGGCGCCATCATCGCGGAGGCGCGCGAGATCGGGAAGATCGAGCATCTCGTCGCGCCGGTGCGGGACATGTTCAGCGCCGTCTTTTTTGTCGCCATCGGAATGCAGATCGATCCGGCGCTTCTCGTGAAATATACGATACCGATCGTGGTGATTACGCTGGTGGTGGTGATCGGAAAGGTCGTCACCTGCAGCCTCGGGACCTTAATTGCCGGAAACGACCTTCGGACCTCCCTCCGGGTCGGGATGGGATTGGCGCAGATCGGAGAGTTCTCTTTCATCATCGCCTCGCTTGGGATCAACCTGGATGTCACCGCTCCGTTTCTCTATCCGATTGCGGTGACCGTCTCGGCGGTGACCACGCTGCTGACCCCCTTTCTGATTGGCCTCGCCGACCGTCTGGTGCAGCGGTTTGATCAAAGGGCGCCGCGGACGCTGGTTGTCTGGCTGAACCTCTATACCGATTGGATCAGGCGATTGAAGAGCAGCGGAAGACAGAGTCAGGCGAACCGCTTGGCCCGGCGGCTGGCATGGCAGATCGGGCTGAATATGGTATTGATTACCGCCGCTTTCACGGTGGCGGCCTATATGGCAAAAGGGATCGATGCGCCATGGCTTCCCGCATCGGTCGGCGGACCGAAAGCGCTGGTCTGGTGGGTGACCGTTCTGGTGACGCTGGTGCCGCTTCTTGCCACGTTTCGGAAGCTTCAATCGTTCGGTTTTCTCCTCTCTGAAATCAGTGTTCGGCAAAGCGGGGCCGGTGTCCGGGCGCCGGCGATCCGAACGGTGATCTCCAACAGTATTTTAGTCGCCGGAACGGTCCTAATGGCGGTTTGGATTTTTCTGATCAGCCTGACCTTTCTCCCTCCCTGGCCGATTTTGTTTGTCTCGTTGATCTTGATTGCGGCGGTTTCCGGGTTGCTCTGGCGGGTGCTCATCCGAATCCACGACCGCGCTCAGATCGCTCTGGACGAAGTGTGGCAGCCGTCGCCGCTTCCCTTTTCCGAAGGGCGCGCTCTCCCGCTGCCGGCGAATCTAAAAGAGGTCGTGCTGGAGACGGTGTTCATTGACGATCGATCGGCCGCCACCGGTCAGCTCATCAGCGAGCTTCGGCTCCGGAGCCGGACGGGCGCCAGCATTATCGTCATCGAGCGAAATGGCGACCGGATGACGAATCCCGATCCGAGCGAAGAACTCCGGGCCGGCGATAAGCTTCTCCTTCTTGGGAATCCAGGCCAGCTCGCCGCCGCTCGAAATTTCCTCGGCCCGCAGAGACCGGTTTCCTGA
- a CDS encoding DUF3105 domain-containing protein yields the protein MKQTSIGVLFLALVLIANGALWAAPPDPKAKPPAKTEKAPESKEPGTAVPSLGNDHIQSIESPHPPYNSKPPTSGPHVPFVARWGIYDRQIPNELQVHNLEDGGVIIQYDCKNCTEMVQKIETLAKEYLQKAQTEGQKSRYGHLLVGPYAGLDTPIALTAWGKIDKLNEFDEARIRRFIEAYIGIDHHPSHE from the coding sequence ATGAAGCAGACATCGATTGGGGTTCTCTTTCTCGCCCTTGTTTTGATCGCGAATGGAGCGCTTTGGGCCGCTCCGCCCGACCCGAAAGCGAAACCGCCGGCCAAAACCGAAAAGGCGCCGGAGAGCAAAGAGCCGGGGACCGCGGTGCCTTCGCTTGGAAACGATCATATCCAATCGATCGAGTCGCCTCATCCTCCCTATAACAGCAAGCCCCCCACGTCGGGTCCGCATGTCCCGTTTGTTGCGCGGTGGGGAATTTACGACCGGCAGATTCCGAATGAGCTCCAGGTCCACAATCTGGAAGATGGCGGGGTCATCATCCAATACGATTGCAAAAACTGTACAGAGATGGTTCAGAAAATTGAGACACTTGCCAAGGAATACCTTCAAAAGGCCCAGACGGAAGGGCAAAAAAGCCGTTACGGGCATCTCCTCGTCGGTCCCTACGCCGGACTCGACACGCCGATCGCACTGACCGCTTGGGGAAAGATCGACAAGCTCAATGAGTTCGACGAAGCTAGAATTCGTCGTTTTATAGAGGCATACATCGGGATTGACCACCATCCGAGTCACGAATAA
- the lnt gene encoding apolipoprotein N-acyltransferase has product MAPSAARGWRFPVVPLTLAALSGLLLCLSFPRWELYPLAWFALVPLFYALEGTSPKRAFLIGWMAGLVYFAGTLSWVTISMSQYGKIPGPISYALMLLLVSYLAVYVGLFAAGARLAFRRHAAALLLIPCLWTALELVRGHLLTGFPWSALAYSQYRFLPAIQIADLAGIYGVGFVIILINVALYQMIRDGLRRRWREGLVTAGLLLLVFGYGWLRLSQPMGEPRGIPVSVVQGNIDQDQKWDVRVRNETIEKYKRLSLSPIVKGETRPALVVWPESAAPFFFQTEPVYREELLHLAGEGRFYLLFGSPAFEPAPSGQLLLLNSAYLLSPAAQVVSRYDKMHLVPFGEYIPLSSILFFVNKMVEGIGEFIPGRDATVMEADGARIGTVICFEVIFPEVVRRFAQNGATVMTTITNDAWFGDSAAPYQHFSMVVFRAIENRVPFARAANTGISGFYDAKGHILQQSPLFAEATLTETLHPGIRRTFYTDYGDLFAFGCVIIAVGFTLISFRERRKTDAD; this is encoded by the coding sequence GTGGCCCCATCGGCCGCCCGAGGATGGCGTTTCCCTGTCGTTCCATTGACTCTTGCAGCCCTCTCCGGCTTACTCCTCTGTCTGAGCTTCCCAAGATGGGAGCTCTACCCGCTCGCCTGGTTTGCGTTGGTTCCCCTTTTCTACGCCTTGGAGGGAACCTCTCCGAAACGGGCTTTTTTGATCGGCTGGATGGCAGGGCTCGTTTACTTCGCCGGGACCCTCTCTTGGGTGACGATCAGCATGAGCCAATATGGAAAAATCCCCGGACCGATCAGCTATGCCTTGATGCTCCTGTTGGTATCCTATCTGGCGGTCTATGTCGGCCTCTTCGCGGCGGGAGCACGACTCGCCTTTCGACGACACGCCGCGGCCCTTCTCCTCATTCCTTGTCTTTGGACGGCGCTGGAGCTGGTACGAGGACATCTTCTCACCGGCTTTCCCTGGTCGGCGCTCGCCTACTCGCAGTATCGTTTTCTCCCCGCGATCCAGATTGCAGACCTCGCCGGCATTTATGGGGTCGGCTTCGTTATTATATTGATCAATGTGGCCCTTTATCAAATGATCCGCGACGGCCTCCGGCGGCGCTGGCGGGAGGGACTCGTCACGGCGGGACTCCTGCTTCTGGTCTTCGGCTATGGATGGCTGCGGCTCTCTCAGCCGATGGGAGAGCCCCGGGGGATTCCGGTCTCCGTCGTTCAGGGGAACATCGATCAGGACCAAAAATGGGACGTGCGGGTGCGCAATGAGACGATCGAGAAATATAAACGGCTCTCCCTCTCCCCCATCGTGAAAGGAGAGACCCGGCCGGCCTTGGTCGTCTGGCCCGAATCGGCCGCCCCGTTCTTTTTCCAGACCGAGCCGGTTTATCGAGAGGAGCTCCTTCATCTCGCCGGCGAGGGGCGCTTCTATCTTCTGTTCGGCAGCCCGGCCTTCGAGCCGGCCCCGTCCGGACAGCTGCTCCTCCTCAACAGCGCCTATCTTCTCTCACCGGCCGCCCAGGTGGTCTCCCGTTACGACAAGATGCATCTGGTTCCCTTCGGGGAGTATATTCCCCTCTCCTCGATTCTCTTTTTTGTAAATAAAATGGTCGAGGGGATCGGCGAATTCATCCCCGGCCGCGACGCCACAGTGATGGAGGCCGACGGCGCCCGGATCGGGACGGTGATCTGCTTCGAGGTGATCTTCCCCGAGGTGGTCCGCCGCTTCGCCCAAAACGGCGCGACGGTGATGACCACGATTACGAACGACGCCTGGTTCGGCGACTCGGCGGCCCCTTACCAGCACTTTTCAATGGTCGTATTTCGGGCGATTGAGAACCGGGTTCCGTTCGCCCGCGCCGCCAACACCGGGATCTCCGGTTTTTACGACGCGAAGGGGCACATCCTTCAACAGAGTCCCCTCTTTGCGGAGGCAACCCTGACCGAGACGCTTCATCCCGGTATTCGTCGGACGTTCTACACCGATTACGGCGATCTCTTCGCCTTCGGTTGTGTTATAATCGCCGTCGGATTCACCCTGATTTCTTTCCGCGAAAGGAGAAAAACCGATGCTGATTGA